The Manis javanica isolate MJ-LG chromosome 4, MJ_LKY, whole genome shotgun sequence genome contains a region encoding:
- the MXRA7 gene encoding matrix-remodeling-associated protein 7 isoform X1 has translation MEAPAELLAALPALATALALLLAWLLVRRGAAASPEPSRPSEARGPPEPAAAPEGPGTPEGPGEPQPPGARAAAPAEAEEQSAAARQEEEQGGEEGPPQAEPEEEDGGETFSFKYSPGKLRGNQYKEMMTKEELEEEQRVQKEQLAAIFKLMKDNKETFGEMSDGDVREQLSLYDM, from the exons ATGGAGGCGCCGGCGGAGCTGCTGGCCGCGCTGCCCGCGCTGGCCACCGCTCTGGCGCTGCTGCTCGCCTGGCTGCTGGTGCGGCGCGGGGCGGCCGCAAGCCCGGAGCCCTCACGCCCCTCCGAGGCCAGAGGCCCCCCGGAGCCGGCGGCCGCGCCCGAGGGCCCGGGGACCCCGGAGGGCCCGGGGGAGCCCCAGCCCCCGGGGGCGCGCGCGGCGGCGCCGGCGGAGGCGGAGGAGCAGTCCGCCGCGGCGAGGCAG GAAGAGGAGCAGGGTGGCGAGGAGGGCCCACCCCAAGCAGAGCCTGAGGAAGAAGACG GAGGAGAGACATTCTCCTTTAAATACAGCCCTGGGAAGCTGCGGGGGAACCAGTACAAGGAGATGATGACCAAAGAGGAACTGGAGGAAGAACAGAG AGTTCAGAAAGAACAGCTGGCAGCCATCTTCAAGCTCATGAAGGACAACAAGGAGACATTTGGTGAGATGTCCGACGGCGACGTGCGGGAGCAGCTCAGCCTCTACGACATGTAG
- the MXRA7 gene encoding matrix-remodeling-associated protein 7 isoform X3 produces MEAPAELLAALPALATALALLLAWLLVRRGAAASPEPSRPSEARGPPEPAAAPEGPGTPEGPGEPQPPGARAAAPAEAEEQSAAARQEEEQGGEEGPPQAEPEEEDGGETFSFKYSPGKLRGNQYKEMMTKEELEEEQRTEE; encoded by the exons ATGGAGGCGCCGGCGGAGCTGCTGGCCGCGCTGCCCGCGCTGGCCACCGCTCTGGCGCTGCTGCTCGCCTGGCTGCTGGTGCGGCGCGGGGCGGCCGCAAGCCCGGAGCCCTCACGCCCCTCCGAGGCCAGAGGCCCCCCGGAGCCGGCGGCCGCGCCCGAGGGCCCGGGGACCCCGGAGGGCCCGGGGGAGCCCCAGCCCCCGGGGGCGCGCGCGGCGGCGCCGGCGGAGGCGGAGGAGCAGTCCGCCGCGGCGAGGCAG GAAGAGGAGCAGGGTGGCGAGGAGGGCCCACCCCAAGCAGAGCCTGAGGAAGAAGACG GAGGAGAGACATTCTCCTTTAAATACAGCCCTGGGAAGCTGCGGGGGAACCAGTACAAGGAGATGATGACCAAAGAGGAACTGGAGGAAGAACAGAG aactgaagaataa
- the MXRA7 gene encoding matrix-remodeling-associated protein 7 isoform X2, with product MEAPAELLAALPALATALALLLAWLLVRRGAAASPEPSRPSEARGPPEPAAAPEGPGTPEGPGEPQPPGARAAAPAEAEEQSAAARQEEEQGGEEGPPQAEPEEEDGGETFSFKYSPGKLRGNQYKEMMTKEELEEEQRIELTSDLTSL from the exons ATGGAGGCGCCGGCGGAGCTGCTGGCCGCGCTGCCCGCGCTGGCCACCGCTCTGGCGCTGCTGCTCGCCTGGCTGCTGGTGCGGCGCGGGGCGGCCGCAAGCCCGGAGCCCTCACGCCCCTCCGAGGCCAGAGGCCCCCCGGAGCCGGCGGCCGCGCCCGAGGGCCCGGGGACCCCGGAGGGCCCGGGGGAGCCCCAGCCCCCGGGGGCGCGCGCGGCGGCGCCGGCGGAGGCGGAGGAGCAGTCCGCCGCGGCGAGGCAG GAAGAGGAGCAGGGTGGCGAGGAGGGCCCACCCCAAGCAGAGCCTGAGGAAGAAGACG GAGGAGAGACATTCTCCTTTAAATACAGCCCTGGGAAGCTGCGGGGGAACCAGTACAAGGAGATGATGACCAAAGAGGAACTGGAGGAAGAACAGAG GATTGAGCTGACCTCTGACCTCACTTCCCTCTAG